A stretch of Myceligenerans xiligouense DNA encodes these proteins:
- the pdxT gene encoding pyridoxal 5'-phosphate synthase glutaminase subunit PdxT — MTRTPTVGVLALQGDVREHAAALESVGARALPVRRTSELEAVDGLVLPGGESTTIDKLLHIFGLAEPLRAMIKEGLPVYGSCAGMILLADRITSGTADQRTLGGMDVVVRRNAFGRQVDSFETDLEMTGVPGGPVRTAFIRAPWIEEAGADVEVLARIPATDTSGREVAAAGKIVAARQGPLLATAFHPEITGDARVHGLFARIIEDSRRS; from the coding sequence GTGACACGCACACCGACCGTCGGAGTCCTTGCCCTGCAGGGAGATGTCCGAGAGCACGCCGCGGCCCTCGAGTCCGTGGGCGCCCGCGCGCTCCCCGTGCGCCGCACCTCCGAGCTGGAGGCGGTCGACGGCCTGGTCCTCCCGGGCGGGGAGTCCACGACCATCGACAAGCTGCTGCACATCTTCGGCCTGGCCGAGCCGCTGCGCGCGATGATCAAGGAGGGCCTGCCCGTCTACGGTTCGTGCGCGGGGATGATCCTGCTCGCCGACCGCATCACCTCGGGCACCGCGGACCAGCGGACGCTCGGTGGCATGGACGTGGTCGTGCGGCGCAACGCCTTCGGGCGGCAGGTCGACTCGTTCGAGACGGACCTGGAGATGACCGGTGTCCCCGGCGGCCCGGTGCGTACCGCGTTCATCCGCGCGCCCTGGATCGAGGAGGCCGGCGCCGACGTCGAGGTGCTCGCCCGGATTCCCGCCACCGACACGTCGGGCCGTGAGGTGGCCGCCGCCGGTAAGATCGTCGCAGCACGGCAGGGCCCGCTGCTCGCCACCGCCTTCCACCCGGAGATCACGGGGGACGCACGCGTGCACGGTCTGTTCGCCCGCATCATCGAAGATTCGCGAAGGAGTTAA
- a CDS encoding YebC/PmpR family DNA-binding transcriptional regulator: MSGHSKWATTKHKKAAIDAKRGKLFAKLIKNIEVAARTGGGDPAGNPTLFDAIQKAKKSSVPNDNIDRAVKRGSGEGADAVDYQTIMYEGYGNNGIAVLVECLTDNKNRAAAEVRTAFNRNGGSLADPGSVSYLFSRKGLVVVPKADGVGEDEVMMAALDAGAEEVTDLGEVIEVMSEATDLVPVRKAIQDAGIDYDSADVVWHPSMQVEVDVEGAKKITRLIDALEDSDDVQNVYANFDASDEVMEALDAEE; encoded by the coding sequence ATGTCAGGTCACTCCAAGTGGGCCACGACCAAGCACAAGAAGGCGGCGATCGACGCCAAGCGTGGCAAGCTCTTCGCGAAGCTCATCAAGAACATCGAGGTGGCGGCGCGCACCGGTGGCGGTGACCCCGCGGGCAACCCGACGCTGTTCGACGCCATCCAGAAGGCGAAGAAGTCGTCCGTCCCGAACGACAACATCGATCGCGCGGTCAAGCGCGGCTCCGGCGAGGGCGCCGACGCCGTCGACTACCAGACGATCATGTACGAGGGTTACGGCAACAACGGCATCGCCGTGCTGGTCGAGTGCCTCACCGACAACAAGAACCGCGCCGCGGCCGAGGTCCGCACCGCGTTCAACCGCAACGGCGGCTCGCTCGCCGACCCGGGCTCGGTGTCGTACCTGTTCTCGCGCAAGGGTCTCGTCGTCGTGCCGAAGGCCGACGGCGTCGGCGAGGACGAGGTCATGATGGCCGCCCTCGACGCCGGTGCCGAGGAGGTCACGGATCTCGGTGAGGTCATCGAGGTCATGTCCGAGGCCACCGACCTGGTTCCCGTGCGCAAGGCCATCCAGGACGCCGGCATCGACTACGACTCCGCCGACGTCGTCTGGCACCCGTCGATGCAGGTCGAGGTCGACGTCGAGGGCGCGAAGAAGATCACCCGCCTCATCGACGCCCTCGAGGACAGCGACGACGTGCAGAACGTCTACGCGAACTTCGACGCGAGCGACGAGGTCATGGAGGCGCTCGACGCCGAGGAGTGA
- the ruvC gene encoding crossover junction endodeoxyribonuclease RuvC, producing the protein MRVLGVDPGLTRCGVGVVDSLPGRRARMAGVGVIRSDAGLTVDLRLLRIADGLEEWLDAHLPDVVAVERVFAQHNVASVTGTAQAAGLAMVAAARRGIPVALHTPSEVKAAVTGSGRADKAQVTKMVTRILRLDDPPKPADAADALALAVCHLWRPAGALHGGERHELTSAQRAWAAAEAAARRKG; encoded by the coding sequence GTGCGCGTTCTCGGAGTCGATCCCGGCCTGACCAGGTGCGGCGTCGGCGTCGTCGACTCCCTGCCCGGCCGCCGGGCGCGGATGGCAGGCGTCGGCGTCATCCGGTCCGACGCCGGACTGACTGTGGACCTGCGGCTGCTGCGGATCGCCGACGGGCTGGAGGAGTGGCTCGACGCGCACCTGCCCGACGTCGTCGCCGTCGAGCGGGTCTTCGCCCAGCACAACGTCGCGTCCGTGACGGGTACGGCCCAGGCGGCGGGCCTCGCGATGGTCGCCGCCGCCCGGCGCGGGATCCCGGTGGCGCTCCACACCCCGAGCGAGGTCAAGGCCGCCGTGACCGGCTCCGGACGAGCCGACAAGGCGCAGGTCACCAAGATGGTCACCCGCATCCTGCGACTCGACGACCCACCGAAGCCCGCGGACGCCGCGGACGCGCTGGCGCTCGCGGTCTGCCATCTGTGGCGCCCGGCGGGCGCGCTGCACGGGGGAGAGCGGCACGAGCTGACCTCCGCCCAGCGTGCCTGGGCGGCCGCGGAGGCGGCGGCACGCCGCAAGGGCTGA
- the ruvA gene encoding Holliday junction branch migration protein RuvA yields the protein MIASLTGTVQHVTLDRAVVDVGGVGYLVHATPGTLAGLRVGEEARVATSMVVREDSMTLYGFADADERDVFEIVQTVSGVGPRLALAMLAVFPPEGLRRAVSAEDTAALTRVPGIGRKGAQRILLELGDRLGPPTGAAGQAAEGNPESAGVPAIDPGTGQVVEALTGLGWPARSAEEAVAKVLAETGADAVAPSDVATTLRAALRVLGGARG from the coding sequence GTGATCGCATCGCTGACGGGAACCGTGCAGCACGTGACACTGGACCGCGCCGTGGTCGACGTCGGTGGCGTCGGCTACCTGGTGCACGCCACCCCCGGCACGCTCGCGGGCCTGCGCGTGGGCGAGGAGGCGCGCGTCGCCACCAGCATGGTGGTCCGTGAGGACTCGATGACCCTGTACGGCTTCGCCGACGCCGACGAGCGCGACGTCTTCGAGATCGTCCAGACGGTCAGCGGTGTCGGGCCGCGCCTGGCGCTCGCGATGCTTGCCGTGTTCCCGCCCGAGGGGCTGCGCCGTGCCGTGTCCGCCGAGGACACCGCGGCGCTGACGCGGGTGCCGGGTATCGGCAGGAAGGGCGCGCAGCGCATCCTCCTGGAACTCGGTGACCGGCTCGGCCCGCCGACCGGCGCTGCCGGGCAGGCGGCCGAAGGCAACCCGGAGTCCGCGGGCGTGCCCGCGATCGACCCCGGGACCGGGCAGGTGGTCGAGGCGCTCACCGGCCTGGGCTGGCCCGCCAGGTCCGCGGAGGAGGCGGTGGCGAAGGTGCTCGCCGAGACGGGGGCGGACGCGGTCGCGCCGTCGGACGTGGCCACGACACTGCGGGCGGCGCTCCGCGTGCTCGGGGGCGCTCGTGGCTGA